The genome window GCGCGGCCCACGCGCTCGGGTACTCCTTGTTCTTCCCGAGGTACGCCTTCACGAACTCCTGGTTCTTCTTGCTGTTGGGCCAGTGGAAGTAGTACCGCTGGTCGGCGATGATCCCCTTGGGCATCTCGTTCATGAGCGCGCGGGCGGCGCTGACGTCCGCCCCCGTGGCGATGACCCACTTCATCTTCTCGAAGAGCCCGAACGGCTTGGCCTGCTTGATGAAGGCGACGAGGTCGCCGCCCCACAGGGTGCAGAAGACCGCGTCGGGCTTGGCCTGCAGGATCGCGTTGATGTACGCGGAGTAGTCGGGGATGAACAGCTTCGGCCACTGCTCGCCGGTGAACTCCGCCTTGGGGTTCAGCTCCTTCGTCTTCCCCTTGAAGATCTCCCACATGGTGCGGCCGTACTCGTAGTCGGGGCCCAGGTTGTAGAACTTGGTGAGCTTCGGGTATTTCTTCGCCGTGTAGAGGGCCAGGGAGTTCGCCTCCTGGGAGTTGCACATCCCGGAGCGGAACGTGTACCGGTTCCACTTCTCCTTCGTCACGCCGTCGGTGGATCCGATCGTGATCATCGTGACGACCTTCTCCTGCTTGGCGACCTCGGCGACCGCCAGCGCGCCGGCGGAGGAGACGACGCCGAAGAGGAAATCCACGCCGTCCTTCTGGATGTTCCGCTTCGCGATTTCGACCGACTTGGCCGGCTTGGCCTCGTCGTCCGCCGAGAGGAGTTCGAGTTTCTTCCCGAGGACCCCGCCCTTCGCGTTGATCTCCTCGACCGCCATCTCCGCCCCGAGCTTGCATTCGCGCCCGAGCGCCTCGGCGCGCCCGGACAGCGGGAACATCCCGCCGAGCTTGATGGTGTCCGCCGCCGTCGCGACGGTCGCCGGCACGATCGCCAGCAGGGC of Deltaproteobacteria bacterium contains these proteins:
- a CDS encoding ABC transporter substrate-binding protein, whose amino-acid sequence is MKRIAALAILALLAIVPATVATAADTIKLGGMFPLSGRAEALGRECKLGAEMAVEEINAKGGVLGKKLELLSADDEAKPAKSVEIAKRNIQKDGVDFLFGVVSSAGALAVAEVAKQEKVVTMITIGSTDGVTKEKWNRYTFRSGMCNSQEANSLALYTAKKYPKLTKFYNLGPDYEYGRTMWEIFKGKTKELNPKAEFTGEQWPKLFIPDYSAYINAILQAKPDAVFCTLWGGDLVAFIKQAKPFGLFEKMKWVIATGADVSAARALMNEMPKGIIADQRYYFHWPNSKKNQEFVKAYLGKNKEYPSAWAAQGYDGVYFLAEAVKKAKSLDKEKVVAALEGLTIDAPRGKATLRKEDHQLYADYMIGETGFVKNYPIAIVTNTETFPAEKVIYSLAEWKKAQESNK